In Streptomyces sp. NBC_01426, one genomic interval encodes:
- the cobA gene encoding uroporphyrinogen-III C-methyltransferase, with the protein MAHPTYPVGLRLAGRRVVVIGGGQVAQRRLPALIAAGADVLLVSPSATPSVDAMAETGEIRWERRRYRDGDLAGAWYALIATQNREDNERASAEAERERVWCVRADDASAATAWTPATGRVEGVTVAVLTGNDPRRSASVRDAILEGLREGTLAAPGHRHRSAPGVALVGGGPGDPDLITVRGRRLLAEADVVIADRLGPRDLLDELPPHVEVIDAAKIPYGRFMAQEAINNALVEHAKAGKAVVRLKGGDPYVFGRGMEELQALAEAGIPCTVVPGISSSISVPGAAGIPVTHRGVAHEFTVVSGHVGPDDPRSLVDWASLAKLTGTLVILMGVDKIGLIAEALIRHGRPADTPVAVVQEGTTAAQRRVDATLATVGETVRAEEIRPPAVIVIGAVVAVHTPSA; encoded by the coding sequence ATGGCACATCCCACCTACCCCGTAGGACTCCGCCTGGCCGGCCGCCGCGTCGTCGTCATCGGCGGTGGCCAAGTCGCCCAGCGACGCCTCCCCGCGCTCATCGCCGCCGGGGCCGACGTCCTGCTCGTCTCCCCTTCCGCCACGCCCTCCGTGGACGCCATGGCGGAGACCGGCGAGATCCGCTGGGAGCGCCGCCGCTACCGGGACGGCGACCTCGCGGGCGCCTGGTACGCCCTGATCGCCACCCAGAACCGCGAGGACAACGAGCGGGCCTCCGCCGAGGCCGAGCGCGAGCGCGTCTGGTGCGTGCGCGCCGACGACGCCTCCGCGGCCACCGCCTGGACCCCGGCCACCGGCCGCGTCGAGGGCGTCACCGTCGCCGTGCTGACCGGCAACGACCCCCGCCGCTCCGCCTCCGTCCGCGACGCGATCCTGGAGGGCCTGCGCGAGGGCACCCTCGCCGCCCCCGGCCACCGACACCGGTCCGCCCCCGGCGTGGCCCTCGTCGGCGGCGGCCCCGGCGACCCCGACCTGATCACCGTGCGCGGCCGCCGGCTGCTCGCCGAGGCCGACGTGGTCATCGCGGACCGGCTCGGCCCCCGTGACCTGCTCGACGAACTGCCGCCGCACGTCGAGGTCATCGACGCCGCGAAGATCCCGTACGGCCGGTTCATGGCCCAGGAGGCCATCAACAACGCCCTCGTCGAGCACGCCAAGGCCGGCAAGGCCGTGGTCCGGCTCAAGGGCGGAGACCCGTACGTCTTCGGCCGCGGCATGGAGGAACTCCAGGCCCTCGCGGAGGCCGGCATCCCCTGCACCGTCGTGCCGGGCATCTCCAGCTCCATCTCCGTCCCGGGCGCGGCCGGCATCCCGGTCACCCACCGCGGCGTGGCACACGAGTTCACGGTCGTCAGCGGCCACGTCGGCCCCGACGACCCGCGCTCGCTCGTGGACTGGGCCTCCCTCGCCAAGCTCACCGGCACCCTGGTGATCCTCATGGGCGTCGACAAGATCGGCCTGATCGCCGAGGCCCTGATCCGCCACGGCCGCCCCGCCGACACCCCCGTCGCGGTCGTCCAGGAGGGCACCACCGCCGCCCAACGCCGGGTCGACGCCACCCTCGCCACCGTCGGGGAGACGGTGCGCGCCGAGGAGATCCGCCCGCCCGCGGTCATCGTGATCGGCGCGGTCGTCGCGGTTCACACCCCCAGCGCCTGA
- a CDS encoding TrmH family RNA methyltransferase: MADLITVEDPDDPRLRDYTGLTDVELRRRREPAEGLFIAEGEKVIRRAKDAGYEMRSMLLSAKWVDVMRDVIDELPAPVYAVTPELAERVTGYHVHRGALASMQRKPLPTAEELLAQESTGQRIGVFEGFVDHANLGAAFRSAAALGISAILLSPDCADPLYRRAIKVSMGSVFSVPYARLDQWPADLEKVREAGYRILAMTPSEKATPLDQVPPERFARSAIMLGSEGHGLSTYALRAADEWVRIPMAEGIDSLNVAAASAVAFYATRPPASPQA; the protein is encoded by the coding sequence GTGGCAGATCTCATCACCGTCGAAGACCCCGACGACCCCCGCCTGCGCGACTACACGGGCCTGACCGACGTCGAACTGAGACGTCGGCGCGAGCCCGCCGAAGGCCTCTTCATCGCCGAGGGCGAGAAGGTCATCAGACGGGCCAAGGACGCCGGGTACGAGATGCGTTCGATGCTGTTGTCCGCCAAGTGGGTCGACGTCATGCGCGACGTCATCGACGAACTCCCGGCCCCCGTCTACGCGGTCACGCCCGAGCTCGCCGAACGCGTCACCGGCTACCACGTGCACCGCGGCGCCCTCGCCTCGATGCAGCGCAAGCCGCTGCCCACCGCCGAGGAACTGCTCGCGCAGGAGTCGACGGGGCAGCGGATCGGCGTGTTCGAGGGATTCGTCGACCACGCCAACCTGGGCGCCGCGTTCCGCAGCGCCGCCGCCCTCGGGATCAGCGCCATACTGCTCTCCCCGGACTGCGCGGACCCGCTGTACCGGCGTGCCATCAAGGTCTCGATGGGCTCGGTCTTCTCGGTGCCGTACGCCCGCCTGGACCAGTGGCCCGCCGACCTGGAGAAGGTCCGCGAAGCGGGCTACCGGATCCTCGCCATGACGCCGAGCGAGAAGGCCACCCCGTTGGACCAGGTGCCGCCGGAGCGGTTCGCGCGCTCCGCGATCATGCTCGGTTCGGAGGGGCACGGCCTGTCCACGTACGCCCTGCGGGCCGCCGACGAATGGGTGCGCATCCCCATGGCCGAGGGCATCGACTCGCTCAACGTGGCGGCGGCCTCCGCCGTCGCGTTCTACGCGACCCGCCCGCCCGCGTCCCCACAGGCGTAG
- a CDS encoding serine/threonine-protein kinase — MAMMRLRREDPRVVGSFRLHRRLGAGGMGVVYLGSDRRGQRVALKVIRPDLAEDQEFRSRFAREVSAARRIRGGCTARLVAADLEAERPWFATQYVPGPSLHDKVAEEGPLTAAQIAAIGAALSEGLVAVHEAGVVHRDLKPSNILLSPKGPRIIDFGIAWATGASTLTHVGTAVGSPGFLAPEQVRGAAVTPATDVFSLGATLAYAATADSPFGHGSSEVMLYRVVHEEPHLQGVPDALAPLVRACLAKDPEERPSTLQLSMRLKEIAAREAQGLGEARPPAQRGRTERSPAEEYVDQRTERRTGGNTIPRATGPHSGPHSRPSSPRNPGSAAGRTGGRPAPRTTGTGRRPSRPDPKLMRQRLIVFIVVTLVVALGIAAAQKL, encoded by the coding sequence ATGGCGATGATGCGGCTCCGGCGCGAGGACCCGCGTGTCGTCGGTTCGTTCAGGCTGCACCGGCGGCTCGGCGCCGGCGGCATGGGCGTGGTCTACCTGGGCTCCGACCGGCGCGGACAGCGTGTCGCGCTCAAGGTCATCCGGCCCGATCTGGCGGAGGACCAGGAGTTCCGCTCCCGTTTCGCCCGCGAGGTGTCCGCCGCGCGGAGGATCCGGGGCGGGTGCACGGCGCGGCTGGTGGCCGCCGACCTGGAGGCCGAACGGCCCTGGTTCGCGACCCAGTACGTCCCGGGACCCTCCCTGCACGACAAGGTGGCCGAAGAGGGCCCGCTCACGGCCGCGCAGATCGCCGCGATCGGCGCCGCGCTGTCGGAGGGCCTCGTCGCCGTGCACGAGGCGGGTGTCGTCCACCGCGACCTCAAGCCCTCGAACATTCTTCTCTCCCCCAAGGGTCCGCGGATCATCGACTTCGGGATCGCGTGGGCCACCGGGGCGAGCACCCTCACCCATGTGGGCACCGCCGTCGGCTCCCCCGGCTTCCTCGCGCCCGAGCAGGTGCGCGGGGCGGCCGTCACCCCCGCGACCGACGTGTTCTCCCTCGGCGCCACCCTCGCCTACGCGGCGACCGCCGACTCGCCCTTCGGGCACGGCAGTTCCGAGGTCATGTTGTACCGGGTGGTGCACGAGGAGCCCCACCTCCAGGGGGTTCCGGACGCGCTCGCGCCGCTCGTGCGGGCCTGCCTCGCCAAGGATCCGGAGGAGCGGCCGAGCACCCTCCAGCTGTCGATGCGGCTGAAGGAGATCGCGGCGCGCGAGGCGCAGGGGTTGGGCGAGGCCCGGCCGCCGGCGCAGCGCGGACGTACCGAGCGGTCGCCCGCCGAGGAGTACGTCGACCAGCGGACGGAGCGGCGTACGGGCGGCAACACGATCCCCCGGGCGACGGGGCCGCACAGCGGACCGCACTCGCGGCCCTCGTCCCCCCGCAACCCCGGCTCCGCGGCGGGCCGTACGGGCGGGCGGCCGGCGCCGCGGACGACCGGGACGGGGCGGCGGCCGTCGCGGCCGGACCCGAAGCTGATGCGGCAGCGGCTGATCGTGTTCATCGTGGTGACGCTGGTCGTGGCGCTGGGGATCGCCGCCGCGCAGAAGCTGTAG
- a CDS encoding phosphotransferase produces MVPLNDRPAGLPAALAAYASTVWPDTAPHPYVLLADRDDGTVVRCGAAVVKAHAEDTDRGGLAVRMRIAGERALAEVLLPPLTVEAGHVLRRPVSLWPYGAPVDPARPEDAPWEEVARLLAALHRVPVHTLPGPVPPMRGPAKVARALHRLARALPDAAPPVPGGVPGPADARVVWNAARTLPGWARGVGEPPRGGVLCHGDLHLGQLVRCPAPDGAWRLIDVDDLGLGVPAWDLARPAAWYAAGLLAPEDWLCFLDAYRSAGGPAAGPPGTDPWPELDVVARALTVQTAALALAKAAAGNRDLDEGERLMVDSCARISALPPEWEPQPPS; encoded by the coding sequence ATGGTTCCGCTGAACGACCGGCCGGCGGGCCTGCCCGCCGCCCTCGCCGCGTACGCCTCCACCGTGTGGCCCGACACCGCGCCCCACCCGTACGTCCTCCTTGCCGACCGGGACGACGGCACCGTCGTGCGCTGCGGCGCCGCCGTGGTCAAGGCGCACGCCGAGGACACCGACCGGGGCGGTCTCGCCGTACGGATGCGGATCGCGGGGGAGCGGGCGCTGGCCGAGGTGTTGCTGCCGCCGCTGACCGTGGAGGCCGGCCACGTCCTGCGACGCCCCGTCTCGCTGTGGCCGTACGGAGCCCCGGTGGATCCCGCGCGCCCCGAGGACGCCCCGTGGGAGGAGGTCGCCCGACTCCTGGCGGCCCTCCACCGCGTCCCCGTGCACACGCTCCCCGGACCGGTTCCGCCGATGCGCGGCCCGGCCAAGGTCGCCCGCGCCCTGCACCGCCTCGCCCGGGCCCTGCCCGACGCCGCGCCGCCGGTTCCCGGGGGCGTCCCGGGCCCCGCCGACGCCCGGGTCGTGTGGAACGCCGCGCGGACCCTGCCCGGGTGGGCGCGCGGGGTGGGTGAGCCGCCCCGCGGCGGGGTCCTGTGCCACGGGGACCTGCACCTCGGGCAACTGGTGCGCTGCCCGGCCCCGGACGGCGCCTGGCGGCTCATCGACGTCGACGACCTCGGACTCGGCGTCCCCGCCTGGGACCTGGCCCGCCCCGCCGCCTGGTACGCCGCCGGCCTGCTCGCCCCCGAGGACTGGCTGTGCTTCCTCGACGCCTACCGGTCCGCCGGCGGGCCCGCCGCCGGTCCGCCCGGCACCGACCCGTGGCCGGAACTCGACGTCGTTGCCCGGGCCCTGACCGTACAGACCGCCGCCCTCGCCCTGGCCAAGGCGGCGGCCGGGAACCGGGACCTCGACGAGGGGGAGCGGCTGATGGTGGACTCCTGTGCCCGAATTTCCGCCCTCCCGCCCGAGTGGGAGCCGCAGCCTCCGTCGTAG
- a CDS encoding TFIIB-type zinc ribbon-containing protein, whose product MQCPKCHAMMHTYNRNGVQIEQCSGCRGIFLDYGELEALTRLESQYTSQQYGQVPPPAAPPAPYPAQHGAPAPAPAWGAPQQHGGYGHGHGHGKNHRGGFGRMLFSS is encoded by the coding sequence ATGCAGTGTCCGAAGTGTCACGCGATGATGCACACCTACAACCGCAACGGCGTCCAGATCGAGCAGTGCAGCGGCTGCCGCGGCATCTTCCTCGACTACGGCGAGCTGGAGGCGCTGACCCGCCTGGAGTCGCAGTACACCTCCCAGCAGTACGGCCAGGTCCCGCCGCCCGCCGCGCCGCCGGCCCCCTACCCGGCCCAGCACGGAGCCCCCGCACCCGCGCCGGCCTGGGGCGCCCCGCAGCAGCACGGCGGCTACGGCCACGGCCACGGTCACGGCAAGAACCACCGTGGCGGCTTCGGCCGGATGCTGTTCTCCTCCTGA